In Niveispirillum cyanobacteriorum, the following proteins share a genomic window:
- the tnpB gene encoding IS66 family insertion sequence element accessory protein TnpB (TnpB, as the term is used for proteins encoded by IS66 family insertion elements, is considered an accessory protein, since TnpC, encoded by a neighboring gene, is a DDE family transposase.), which produces MISLPAGVRIYLALEPCDMRRGFDGLALMVQQSLGKDPFAGHLYIFRGKGAGRLKILYADQNGMCLFAKRLERGRFVWPMTRTPGGSVVLTPAELSLLLEGLEWRQTLPARGPSVAG; this is translated from the coding sequence ATGATCTCCCTTCCGGCCGGAGTGCGGATCTATCTCGCCTTGGAGCCCTGCGACATGCGCCGGGGGTTCGACGGGCTGGCGCTGATGGTGCAGCAGAGCCTGGGCAAGGACCCGTTCGCCGGGCATCTCTACATATTCCGAGGCAAAGGTGCTGGAAGATTGAAAATCCTCTACGCTGACCAGAACGGCATGTGCCTGTTTGCCAAGCGGCTGGAGCGGGGGCGGTTCGTTTGGCCAATGACCCGCACGCCGGGCGGCAGTGTGGTGCTGACGCCGGCGGAATTGTCGCTGCTGCTCGAAGGGCTGGAATGGCGGCAGACCTTGCCTGCGCGGGGCCCGTCGGTTGCCGGGTAA
- the tnpA gene encoding IS66-like element accessory protein TnpA: protein MVMEVLTASPHRRRWSEPEKQRLVAETFEPGMSVSLVARRRGVDPSLLFRWRRRLVGPADPLPVFAPVEVARGEPTPPPAVTPVPTGGGLIEIELAGGLRLRVDQHVDADALRRVLGVLGVLEGPR from the coding sequence ATGGTGATGGAGGTGCTGACGGCGTCGCCCCACCGGCGCCGCTGGTCGGAACCCGAGAAACAGCGGCTCGTCGCCGAGACCTTCGAGCCGGGCATGAGCGTATCGCTGGTGGCCCGACGGCGCGGTGTCGATCCCAGTCTGCTGTTCCGCTGGCGCCGCCGCCTGGTCGGCCCGGCCGATCCGCTGCCCGTCTTTGCACCGGTGGAGGTGGCCCGCGGGGAGCCGACCCCGCCCCCGGCGGTGACTCCGGTGCCAACAGGGGGTGGGCTGATCGAGATCGAGTTGGCCGGCGGGCTCCGGCTCCGGGTTGACCAGCACGTCGACGCCGACGCGCTGCGCCGGGTGCTGGGGGTGCTGGGGGTTCTGGAGGGGCCGCGATGA